The following proteins come from a genomic window of Chloroflexota bacterium:
- a CDS encoding branched-chain amino acid ABC transporter permease — MSLPSGTRNYTYAQDMAILRTKTHWALFIGFLVLLLASPLYLSNYWLGVTNLIGITLIAAIGLNLLVGYCGQLSIGHAGFIAVGAYTSAVLTNRLELPFLVGLLCAGLMAGLIGLIFGLPSARVKGFYLAISTIAAQFIIIWVINHWSVTGGFVGIKVPYASIAGYEFRSETSQFYLIISIAALCTFFAKNLARTRIGRAFIAIRDNDLAAEVMGINLLYYKLLAFFIGCFMAGIAGSLLAHWIGFLNAEQFSLTESILYIGMIIIGGLGTSIGPIFGVVFIRLLQQILTVEIVPLLERSFTMFPAGFATGVTPMLFGLVIILFLILEPRGLAHRWALFKSAYRLWPFSY, encoded by the coding sequence ATGAGTCTGCCGAGCGGCACGCGGAATTATACCTACGCACAGGACATGGCCATCCTGCGCACCAAGACGCACTGGGCGCTTTTCATCGGCTTCCTGGTACTTCTGCTCGCCTCCCCGCTTTACCTGAGTAACTACTGGCTTGGCGTGACCAACCTCATCGGCATCACCCTCATCGCCGCCATCGGTCTGAACCTGCTGGTTGGCTACTGCGGGCAGCTGTCCATCGGCCACGCCGGTTTTATCGCTGTCGGCGCCTATACCTCCGCTGTTCTGACCAACAGGCTGGAACTGCCCTTCCTGGTAGGACTGCTCTGCGCCGGACTTATGGCCGGACTCATCGGGCTGATATTCGGTCTGCCATCGGCGCGGGTCAAAGGGTTTTACCTGGCAATCAGCACCATCGCCGCCCAGTTCATCATCATCTGGGTCATCAACCACTGGTCGGTGACCGGCGGCTTTGTCGGCATTAAAGTACCCTATGCATCTATCGCCGGTTATGAGTTCCGCAGTGAGACCAGCCAGTTTTACCTCATCATAAGCATCGCTGCCCTCTGTACGTTTTTCGCCAAGAACCTGGCACGGACACGGATCGGCCGGGCGTTCATCGCCATCAGGGATAACGACCTGGCAGCGGAGGTAATGGGCATAAATCTTCTGTACTACAAGCTGCTGGCCTTTTTCATCGGCTGTTTTATGGCCGGAATCGCCGGTTCGCTGCTGGCCCACTGGATTGGTTTCCTGAATGCGGAGCAGTTCAGCCTGACGGAGTCTATTCTGTACATCGGCATGATAATTATCGGCGGACTTGGCACGAGCATCGGCCCGATATTTGGCGTCGTTTTTATACGACTGCTCCAGCAAATACTGACCGTGGAGATTGTGCCTCTTCTGGAGAGGTCATTCACCATGTTCCCTGCCGGCTTTGCCACTGGTGTTACCCCGATGTTATTCGGGCTGGTAATTATCCTTTTCCTGATACTTGAGCCGAGGGGGCTTGCTCACCGCTGGGCACTTTTCAAGTCCGCCTACCGGCTATGGCCATTCTCGTACTAG
- a CDS encoding branched-chain amino acid ABC transporter permease — MAELLQYVISGIAVGMVYALIALGFALIWKSSSVANLALGQIVLISSWFTYAMLVQAQFPIWLAFPLVILFALGLGWTIERFALRPLIAQPILALITVTLGIGYFIEGVVTFIWPWSVDALPRLFPREVVHIGPAVISQEYIWVVGICLAVFAVLTLFFRYHKMGIAMRATADDQRAVQACGIPVTAVFSRSWMFACVVAAIGGILISSIGGITHGLVQTGLKAFSVVILGGLDSFLGAIIAGPIIGLCESLGGGYLTPFLWAGVKDIIPFVIIIIVMIIKPYGLFGEVRIERI, encoded by the coding sequence ATGGCTGAGCTTCTGCAGTATGTTATCAGCGGCATTGCCGTGGGCATGGTCTATGCGCTGATTGCCCTGGGCTTTGCCCTCATCTGGAAGTCGAGCAGCGTGGCCAACCTGGCCCTTGGCCAGATAGTGCTCATATCTTCCTGGTTTACCTATGCTATGCTGGTACAGGCTCAGTTCCCAATCTGGCTGGCGTTCCCGCTGGTCATCCTCTTCGCCCTGGGTCTGGGCTGGACGATTGAGCGCTTCGCGCTGCGTCCACTCATCGCCCAGCCGATTCTGGCGCTCATTACCGTGACGCTGGGGATAGGCTACTTCATCGAAGGTGTGGTCACTTTCATCTGGCCCTGGAGCGTTGATGCGCTCCCCAGATTGTTCCCCAGAGAGGTGGTTCACATCGGGCCGGCGGTTATCTCCCAGGAATATATCTGGGTGGTCGGTATCTGCCTGGCGGTATTCGCCGTGCTGACCCTTTTCTTCCGCTACCATAAAATGGGCATTGCCATGCGGGCCACCGCTGATGACCAGAGGGCGGTTCAGGCCTGCGGTATCCCGGTGACCGCCGTTTTTTCGAGGTCGTGGATGTTCGCCTGCGTGGTGGCGGCGATTGGCGGGATACTGATTTCCAGCATCGGCGGTATCACACATGGACTGGTCCAGACCGGCCTCAAGGCGTTCTCGGTGGTGATACTGGGCGGCCTTGACTCGTTCCTTGGCGCCATCATTGCCGGACCGATTATCGGGCTTTGTGAGAGCCTCGGTGGTGGTTACCTCACGCCCTTTCTTTGGGCGGGAGTGAAGGATATCATACCGTTTGTCATTATCATCATCGTCATGATTATCAAGCCCTATGGGCTGTTTGGGGAAGTGCGCATTGAGAGGATATAG
- a CDS encoding AMP-binding protein, with translation MAEVPDTIPKLIKRNYERWPRSAAMAMKNFGVWQRYSWQDYYDRVKYFSLGMISLGLEPGDVVCIIGDNEPEWFWAEFATQAAQGIVTGIFVDSIPSEVKYVAEHSGAKFAIVNDQEQTDKFLEIKEELPELKKVIYWDPKGLRNYDDPILIAFTEVIKLGREYEQTHQGVFEQNIERGKGSDTAFIYYTSGTTGLPKGAVLTYQALINTSQAFVDRYPLSENDDLISNFPAAWVGDSFFATIPHLLSGARLNFPEEPETIAEDTREVGPSFVIYGPRQWESLVRDIQVKMIDAHPLKRFAYRLFMPVGYKMADFHFANKKPNLFWRLLYGIAYFLLFRALKDRLGLNNVRFAVTGSSVLSLDTFRLIHAIGIELRQNYGSTEAGLISSHGKGEIKFESVGRPAIGTEVRITDEGELLVRNNCLFNGYHKDDKKTFETLVNGWCHTGDAVNIDDDGHLLFIDRIDHLGQLRSGIKYAPQYVEGRLRFSPYIKDAMVIGGKDKDFVSAILNIDFGMVGKWAERHHIPYTTFVDLSQKEEVADLIRKDLLRVNGYLPEPARVQRFVLMHKEFDADEAELTRTRKIRREFMEERYKELIESLYKNGQEIDVKAPVTYRDGRKGFVSTSIKVRDIMSNG, from the coding sequence CTGGCTGAGGTTCCAGATACCATCCCGAAATTGATTAAACGCAACTATGAGCGGTGGCCCCGGAGTGCCGCTATGGCCATGAAGAACTTCGGCGTCTGGCAGCGCTATAGCTGGCAGGATTACTATGACAGAGTTAAATACTTCTCCCTGGGAATGATCAGTCTCGGGCTGGAACCGGGCGATGTCGTCTGCATCATCGGTGATAATGAGCCGGAATGGTTCTGGGCGGAATTTGCCACACAAGCGGCACAGGGCATCGTCACGGGCATATTCGTCGATTCCATTCCATCCGAGGTGAAGTACGTTGCCGAGCACTCAGGAGCCAAATTCGCCATCGTCAACGACCAGGAGCAGACCGACAAGTTCCTGGAAATAAAAGAGGAACTGCCCGAATTGAAGAAGGTCATCTACTGGGACCCGAAGGGACTGAGGAACTACGATGACCCGATACTGATTGCTTTCACCGAAGTCATCAAGTTGGGCCGGGAATATGAGCAAACACACCAGGGGGTATTTGAGCAGAATATAGAGCGGGGTAAAGGCAGTGACACCGCCTTCATCTATTACACCTCTGGCACCACCGGCCTGCCCAAGGGAGCAGTGCTCACATACCAGGCGCTTATCAATACTTCACAGGCATTCGTCGACCGCTACCCGCTCAGCGAGAACGATGACCTCATTTCCAACTTCCCGGCGGCCTGGGTGGGCGACAGCTTTTTCGCCACCATCCCCCACCTCCTCAGCGGGGCAAGATTGAACTTTCCCGAAGAACCGGAGACCATCGCCGAGGACACCCGGGAGGTCGGCCCCAGCTTCGTAATCTACGGGCCCCGCCAGTGGGAAAGCCTGGTGCGCGATATCCAGGTCAAGATGATAGACGCCCACCCCCTGAAGCGCTTTGCCTATCGCTTATTCATGCCCGTGGGCTACAAAATGGCCGATTTCCATTTCGCCAACAAGAAGCCGAACCTGTTCTGGCGCCTGCTTTACGGCATCGCCTATTTCCTGCTTTTCCGCGCCCTGAAAGACCGTCTCGGTTTGAACAATGTCCGGTTTGCCGTAACCGGCAGTTCGGTGCTCAGCCTGGACACCTTCCGCCTTATTCACGCCATCGGCATCGAGCTGCGCCAGAACTACGGCAGCACCGAAGCCGGCCTTATTTCCTCACACGGCAAAGGTGAAATCAAGTTCGAGAGCGTCGGGCGCCCGGCCATCGGCACGGAAGTGCGCATCACCGATGAAGGCGAGCTTCTGGTCAGGAACAACTGTCTGTTCAACGGTTACCACAAAGATGATAAGAAGACCTTTGAAACCCTGGTTAACGGCTGGTGCCATACCGGCGACGCCGTCAATATCGACGATGACGGACACCTGCTATTCATTGACCGGATAGACCATCTGGGGCAGCTGCGCTCCGGAATCAAGTACGCACCTCAGTACGTCGAGGGGAGGCTCAGGTTCAGTCCTTACATTAAAGACGCCATGGTTATCGGCGGCAAGGATAAAGATTTCGTTTCGGCGATTCTCAATATCGATTTCGGCATGGTCGGTAAATGGGCCGAGCGCCACCATATCCCCTATACCACCTTTGTTGACCTTTCCCAGAAAGAGGAAGTGGCCGACCTTATCCGGAAGGACCTGCTCAGGGTGAACGGCTATCTGCCGGAGCCGGCGAGAGTGCAGAGGTTCGTCCTCATGCACAAGGAGTTTGACGCTGATGAGGCGGAGCTGACCCGTACCCGAAAAATCAGACGTGAATTCATGGAGGAGCGCTACAAAGAGCTTATCGAGTCATTATATAAGAACGGTCAAGAGATAGACGTGAAGGCTCCCGTAACTTACCGGGATGGACGGAAAGGTTTCGTGAGCACAAGTATCAAGGTAAGGGATATTATGTCAAATGGCTGA